Sequence from the Streptomyces sp. NBC_01142 genome:
GTGGGACGACGCACTGAAGCAGACCGGCTATTCGCTCCAGCCGAGGGCGTAGACCGACCGCCGCCCTGGCCCGATACACCGAGCTCCCCACCGCCGAGCTGACCTGCGCCGCCGACGGCGGCGCGCCGAGATCGGCTTCACCACCGTGCCCGTCGACCTCTGGAAGGAGAAGGAGCAGGAAGGACTGGAGCACCTGGCCACGCAGCTCGTCCAGGCGGTGCTGCAACCTCAGCAGGTCGGGGTGTGTCACCCCGCTCCCTAGCCCATCGCCCCGGTCGGGCCTCGCGCCATTCGGCAGCGTCTTGCCTGCTCGGTCCGGACGGCTGCGACCACATCGCACGATCTGGGCGTTTGGCCGTTTAAACGAACTCGGTGCAGTTCGGTGCGTGTTGGCGTACACTCGGGGGTTGCTGGCCCAGCGTTGCTGTGCCGGCCGCGCACCGCTCTGGATACACGGAAACTGCATGCCGCAGAGTTCGAACTGAGGCATGAGAGCAGCTGGCACCCGTCATCGACGGGCGTTCGGTCCTCGGACCGGCTGACCAGCAGCTCGCCGGTGACCGTAGAACGCCAGTCGGCACGGGACATCGCGGAGACATGAGCCGCTGGTGGAGCGTGACGGCGCTCGCCGCCCCCTGCGGACGGCGCGCAGTGGAGGCAGGGATGACCCTGCCCGCGGGTTTTCCTGCTGCGTGCCATGCCCGGGAGGGCGAGACCTTGACTTCGATCGACGCATTCGACGGCCGGGACGGGCAGGAGCCCGACGACGGCCTTCCTCCGCTGCTGCGCCGGCCCGCGCCGGTGGCGGACCCGCAGCCGGTGACCAGGCTCCGCGGTGCGCGCAAGGCGCTTCTGGAGAACCCCGACACCTCGCTGGACGAGGCCTCGGCGAACGCCGTCACCTCGGGTGCGGTGGATCCCGCGCGGCTGCGGGCTCTGGTGGACGGTGAGCGGGTCAGCCTGCTGACGGCCAAGCCGGTCGTCGGCGGCACGCTGTACGCGACCGCGCCGCACGACCGCTACCTCGACCTCGACGTCCTGCCCGACTTCATCAACCAGCGGTGGGCGGACCAGCTGCGCACGGCCATGGACGCGGCACCGCCCACGTCGCTGGTGACCTCGTACGAGACGCTGACCGATCCGGAGACCGGCGAGCCGATCGCGGTCTTCACGGTGCGCATGCGCGACCGCAAGGCCCTGGCCAGTGCGGTCTCCGAGAGCATGTTCAACACGTTCCACGCCCAGAAGGGCGAGAACGACTACACCCAGAGCGTGCTCCAGCAGGGTGTGAAGGAGCCGCTGACGCTGTTCGTGATGCGCGTCGTGTACGACGACGGCAGCGAGGACACCTTCCTGATCGCGGGCGACGGCAACAGCCGGCTGGTGAGCATGTGGCTGGCGCGCACCGGCGGCGACATCTACCAGGCGATCTCGGCCTGCATCAGCACCGTTATCGGCTCGACCGACCAGCCCGGCGGGCGCAGCCGTGCCGAGCAGGGGGCCGTGCGCCGGCGGGTGACCGAGCTGACCGCGCGCACCCGCAAGAACCTGGCCGCGCCCATGCTGACGGAGGCGACCCGGCGGGAGGGCCACACGCTCGCCTTCCCGGCCACCGTCGTGGTCGGCGCGCGGTCCGACAGCCGCGGGCCGCTGGCGGACCTGGTGGCGGCCCGGGACGACCTGCTGGCCAATCTGCACGTGCACGTCACCGCCTGGACCCCGGGGGCGCAGAACACGCAGGGCATGCAGCGGGTCTACCGGCACGCCCACCGTGAGGGCCTGATCACCCCGGACGTGCACCGGGTGCTGTCGGGCACCGTGGGCGCACAGGCCATGCACGAACTGCTCGGGGTTCCGGCGCACCGGCTGTGGTCGGCCGCGGTCCATCAGCACGCGGTGCTCGCCGGGCCGCACACGGACGCCGTGAACCGGCTGATCAAGCAGGAATTCGGGATGGGCAAGGCCGACCGGCAGCGGGTCAGCGAGCGGCTCGCGCCCATGGCGCTGTCGGACTACCGCAGCCAGGAGGGCATCGAGCAGCCGCTGCGCGCTTTCGGCAACGGCGGCACGATCACCGACACGGTGTGGAAGCAGCCGTGGGAGCTGACCAAGGGCGAGGACACGTTCGAGGTGCTCGACGACATCCTCGAGCGCGCTCTGGCCGGCGAGATGGGCGCCGTGGCGGAGCTGACCGTCCTGGGCGGCACCGCGGCGATCCTCGACAGCTACATCACCCGGGACCGCGGCTCGAAGGAGGGCACCGACCGCGAGGCCCGCAAGGCGCCCTTCCGGGCGACGCCGGTGAAGCTGCTGGATCTGCTGGCGCGGACCGCCGGGGGGCTGCGGATGCTGCACTCCATCGCCCGCGCCCATGTCGCCGCCGACCCGGCCGTGCTGCCCAAGCTGTTCCACACCCAGGAGCGCGAGGTCGACGGTGTCCTGGTCCGCGACGGCGAGCCCATGCTCGACAAGGCCGGCCAGCAGATGATCATCGACTACGAGTGGGACCTCGTCCACGCCGCCGACCCGGCCCAGGCCCTGGACACCATCGCCAAGAACCACGCGGAGGCCAAGGCCAAGACGGGCGGCAAGCAGCAGGAGCCCGAGGCGGAAGACGTGCGCCTGCGCCGGACGCTCGAGCTGGGCATCACCTCGGCCGCCAAGGCCGCGCGGGCGCTGGCCCGCATGAGCCAGAGGCGCGGCAACCAGGTGTTCGGCACCTTCGATGCCGTCCAGGGCCAGCGCGAGCAGCTGGGCCAGCTCTCCGAGATCCTCACGAAGTTCGGGCCGGTCGACACCTCCCTCTTCGTGTTCGACGAGGACGAGGAGGACAACGAGTGAGCGCCGCTCTCACGCTGCCCGCGCAGATCGACCGGGCGCTGCGGCCGGTGCTGCGGCTGGTGGGCTCGGTGCTCGACGACAGCGTGGTCCGGGGCGGCGACAGCCACTCGCCGGTGGTGGTGTGCCCGGCCCTGCCGGGTGCGGTACGCCGCCGGGTGGGGGCGAGATGTGCGGTGTATGTCGCGTGGGACAGCCGCCGCGGGTGCCAGTACGTGGGCAGCGTGTGCCGCCAGGGCGCCGGCGCGGTCGGCGACCGGTTGGCCGAGCACTACGCGCACCCCACGACCGGCGTCATCCGGCGGGGGGCCTGGTCTCTGCTGACCGTCCTGCCCCTGGCCGACCAGACCGCCCTGGAGGTGGTGCGCAACGCCGAGGGGTGGACGGCCCGGCTGCTGAACCCGCTGGACGGATCCGCTCACCCGCGCGTCGACCTCACGCAGACACCCACCGCGCTGGCCCTGCTCGCCGTCCGGCAGACGCCGTTCACGGGCCCCGGCGCGGGGCGGTGACGGGCGCCGGGGCGGCGTAGCCGCCGTCGGGGCACGTAAGCGGCCCCCGGGTGTCCACGGCGCCCGGGGGCCGCTATGCGGTGCAGGGCGAGCACGGGACATCAATCCCTGGCCGGGCCGAATCTGAGGTCGACCGCGGCTCCCAGGCGAGCGTGCCGGGGTCGCGGACTTTCCGTAGGCGCGGAAATGGGGCAGCCGCCCACCCGCGCCCGTGTCATCCTGACCGGTTGGCCATATAACGAGGGGAAGTTGAGAAGGCATGGCAGCGCGTAGACACGAGCCCTGGCCTGCACCGGTCGTCACTGCGGTGGCGGGTGTGCTCGGCGACACCGCGCAGGGGCTGACCGGTCGGGAGATCGGACAGCTGCTGACGACCGTGAAGGTGCCGGACGTGGAGGGCGGCAACAAGCGGGACCGGCTGGCCGGGGCGCTGCTGGCGCACCAGGCGCGCCAGAAGGCGTCGAACTGCGTGATCGCGTTCATCAGCGCAGCGATGGCCCCGGTGCTCTACGCGCAGCAACCACACACGTTCTCGCGCCGGCAGGACGACCTCAACGAGATCCTCGTCCATGTCGGGCTGCGGGTGAACGACGAGGGGCGCCTTGCCAGGGGGCCGGCCGCGGCCACGCTGAGCGAGGCCGCCCGGCACGCCAGTTCGCTGCGGTCGGAGCTGCGCCGCCGCTCCACGCATCCTGAGGTGCTGCGCTACTGCACGCTGGAGATCTTGGCCAAGAACCCTTTCCACGCCAGCCTGGAGGCGGTCAAGTCGGTGGCCGACCGGCTGCGTCAGCTCACCGGTCAGGGCCTGGACGGGGCGCGGCTGGTCGACTCGGTGCTCATGCCCGGCCAGGGCACGGCCCGGGTGGCCATCAACGCGAACGTCACCGGTCCGGAGCTGGATGAACAGAAGGGGCTGGCAAACCTGGTCAAGGGACTGTTCAGCATGTACCGCAACCCGGCCGCGCACGAGCCACGGCTTCACCGCACGGTCACCGACGAGGAGTTGCTGGAGCTGCTCACCACGCTGTCGATGGTGCACCGTCGGCTCGACGGCGCGCACGTCACCCCCTGAAGCCGCTCGCGGGCCGCCTCAGCTGGCGCCTACGCGGAGTCGCCGTCGGCCGGGCTGCGTGGCTGGGCACGCTGCCCGAGGAGGAACGCCGCGGTGTCGTGGTCCATCGTCGAGAGGGCGGCAACCGTGTCAACCGGCTCCCAGCCCGTTGACCGGCGAGGGCCAGGGCGCTGTCCACGGCGCACAGATGGTTGTTCACGGTCTCTCGGACGTACTACTCCACGGCCCCACGGCTCGTCCTGCGTCCAGGCGGCCCGTACGGCGCCGCTGAAGGCCCGCTCGATCACCTCTTCGCTGCCCGTCTCGTGCTCGGCTTCCAGGCGTTGAAGCAGTCCCGCCACGTGCCGGGCCGTGGGCAGGGACAGGCTGCGGCAGTTGGCCTGGATTCGCGTCTTCAGATCATCTGTCATACCTGGGCAACGAGGCGGAGCCGGGCGAGGAGGGTGAATCCCTCGGCGCGCAGGTTACGGGTATGGCTCGCGCCCGTTCCGGGCTCGGCGGATGCTGGCCTCCAGGGCCGCCATCAGGTCCACCGGCGGCACCGGCTCGGGAGGCTCCTCCCAGCCCACACCCGCGAGTTTGGCTTCCACGACCTGCTCCAGCGCTGCGCCGTACTCGTCGTGCAGGGCGCTGATGTCCACGCCGGTCAGGTGGTCGATCAGCGTCTCGGCGAGCTCCAGCTCCCGTGTGGTGGCCGGCGCCGCCACGGCGATGTCCTCGGGTGGGCGGACTTCCTCCGGCCACCGCAGGGCGTGGACCACGAGGACGCCCTGGCGCGGGCGCAGCACCGCCAAGCGCTCCCGGGTGCGCGCGGCGAACTTGGCCACGGCGAGGACCCCTTTGCGGGTCATCGCCTCTACCAGCAGGGTGTACGGGCGCAGAGCCGCCTGCCCGTCGGCCGGTCCGGCGTAGTAGAACCGCTCGTACAGCAGCGGGTCGACGTCCCGCTCGTCGACGAAGCCGACGATCTCCACGGCCTTGCGGGTGGCCAGCGGAAGGTGGTCCAGGTCCTCATCCCGCAACACGACTACCCGGCCGTCCGGGGCCTGCCAGCCCCGGCCGATCTCGGACTCGCCGACCTCGCGGGCCTCGGCCTCGCACACCTGCCGGTGCCGGATTCGGGCGCCGTCCGCGGCGTGCACGCGGTGAAGGCGCGGCCTCGCCTCCTCGATCCCCGTGTAGAGCCGCACCGGCACGCTCACCAGTGCGCAGGTGATATGGCCGGACCACAACACGCTCATGAGCCCACCCTGTACGACGAGCCCGGGGGCCGCACCGCCACTACGCCGCAGGGAGGAGTGTGGAGAGAAGCAGGAGCCAGTCGGGCCGGCCGGGGCGGCGGACCTCCTCCGGCTCGCTACCAGTCGGCCACGGGTCGCAGGGCCAGGGCGTCGGAGGTACGCGCGTACTCCCACCAGTACAGGTGGTACACCTCCTTGGGCTCATGGAGCTGGTGGTGCGACCGCAGGGCACAGACGAGCAGTTCGCTCTCCGTGACCCGGCCCGGCCACTCATCCGAGAGAGACCGACCGTCCTCGCCTCGGTACGGATTTCTCACCAGAAGGCCCGTGACCCACTCTGCAGGCGCGTCATCGCAGTCCATCGGGTCCAGCTCGCTGTGCGAGACGACGTAACCGACGACCTCCAGCGGCACCCTCTGCTCAAGGTGGTGCCGAACGACTGCCGGGCCGTTCAGCGGACGGAAGTAGCTGAATGCTGCGGCGTCGAACTGTTCGAACAAGTGCCGGATCGGCTGGAAGTCCACGGGGACGCCGGGCAGCTGGAACGACAGGTGACAGTCGTAGACCGCCCGAAAGCGGTGGTTGGCGATGCTCGCGGTGAGGGTGTAAAAGCCTCCGCCCTGGCAGGTGTCGAAGTAGGTGACCTGCTCGGTGTGGTGGGCGTTCTCCAGGGTGTCTTCGCGCTTTTTCCAGGCACGCAGCGCCTCGACGAACTCGCGGGCGCCGACGCCGTGCCAGTTCGCGCTCGACTGCTGGATGTTCCACTGCGGTGCGGCACTGGTCCAGCCCATCGAGCCCAGCCCGTACAGCAACTCCACGATGCCGTCCTCGTTGTACGGCCTGACCGGCACATCGAGAGAGACGCCGCTGCCGCTGCCGAACGCCCAGTCCACGTCGGGCAGCTCCGGCACGAAGATGAACTCCCCGAACCCGCCCCTGGACTTGACGTACGGCAGCGGCTTCAGGTCGGGGTCGAGCAGCCGCGCCTCGGCACCCGGCAGGCCGGTGGCCGGCCGGCGCCGACGCCGGGGCTTGGGGACAGCAGCGAGGTGCACGCGGCCGTGGGTGATCAGTTCCTCCCGCTTCACCTGCAGGAGGTTGACCAGCGACCTCGGTGTGCTCAGGACCTGAGTCAGCTCGTCTTCGCCGAACAGCAGGATCGGCCCCCGGTCCCGGCGCACCCGCAGGTCCTCCACCGCCGAGTCGGTGAAGCCGTTCACGCTGATGATGACGCCTACGACAGCGGATGAGGCGGCCCGCTCCATCCGTGAGCGGACGGAATCGAAGACGTTGATGTCGGCCGGCTCGTTGTGCCACTTGGCCTCGATCAGGTACCAGGTGTCCCCGTAGCGGGCCACCAGGTCCGTCTGCCGCGGTTTCGCGACGGACGCGTTGCGGTCGACCCGGAAGTGCGCCCGCCTGAACAACTGCTCCAGCAGCACCTCCAGCTGGTAGCCCCGCTTGTGGGCGGACGGCATCGCCCCGAGCTGCTTGAAGTCCGCCAGCAGCGAAGACCCTCCCGCTCTGACGCGTTTCCCCTCACCGGCAGCCATGGGCTCCCTCCCTGTCTTGATCTCGACGATGGGCTCACCTCTCCACGACCGTCGCCGCCAGGATGGCGTACGGCACTGACAACACCGCCTGGCCAGCGGCGAAGCCTTCTCGCGGAGCGTCGGTGGAGTAGGCGACAACTGCAGCGGACGCGGTCGGTGAAGCCCTGGGAGCTATCGAACGAGTCCAGCCGGAAGGGAGCGTTCTCGCTCGCAAGCCGCTCGTGTTCGTCTGGGACGAGGCGCCGCCCGGCCGGCCGGTGCTGTTGGCGATTCGCCCGACCGCGCCGTGTCCTGCTGAGCCAGCCCGCCCGGTGCCACCGGCTGCCAGGCTGAGCCTCATGGACTTTGTCGATGCCGCCCTGGACAGCGTCTGGCCCGCCGAACTACGTACCGACCGGCTGCTCCTGCGACCGGTCACCCCCGAAGACGCGAACCTTGTCCGCGAGTTGCTGACCGACGAGCGGGTCCGGGTCTACCTGTGCGGTCCCGCCTCGCACGCGCGCGTCGCCGCCCGGCGGGCGTGGTGCTGCAGGGCGGCGAAGTTGGTGGCCGCCGCTTCAACGAGGCCACCGAACCTCAGATCAGCGACGCTCGATGCTGAAACCGCTGTCGTGCAGAGCCGCGGTCCACCGGTCCCGGTCGAACCACTTGGTGATGTCCGGGGACATGGCAGTGATCTGCTTCATCCGGTCGTCCCAGTCGTGACCGGAGGGACCACGACTGCCCTCGCAACCCTCGCAACCGTCCTCTCCGTGGATGTGACCGGCCATCCACGCATTCACGGCAACGTTGATGATCACTGCGAAGAGGTCCCCGCCGGTCTGCACAAGCGAGTCCGGAACACCGGCCAGCACCAGAGCCAGTTCGGGATTGTCGACCGGCGGCATGGGAGCCACGCCCACGCCGGCGCTCTCGCTGGAGGCCTCGAACTTTTTGTGCTGCTGGGCGAGGGACTTGGCCAGCTCTTCCGCGTCGAAGTACCGCCATGCGGAACGTTGTTGGATACCCAGCTGAGCGGCGACCCTGCTCATATTGGCTTCAATGGTGTCCTCGACGGACCCGGGCCGCATCGTCACCCCGAGGCGGGCGAGTTCGGCCAGCGTCTGCGCGACCGCATCCTTGAAAGCTTTGGTGTTCCTCACGGAAACAGACTAGGGCCTACCCGCACCGCCACGTCCAAGCCGCCTGTTCCGCCGAACTGAGCGGACACTTCTCCGAGGCGATATCTACGCTGGAGACTCACGAGGACCTGAGCCTAGGGAGGGAAGCCGTGGAGGACAGCTTGGCGGAGCGCCGGGCGGCGCACGCCCGGTGGCGCGTTCAGCGGTGGACCGAGACGGCGCTGAATGCCGTGATGTCGGATCCCGCTGTTCAGCGCCTCAGGGAAGAGATCGACCAGCTGGAAGCCTCCTTGGCGCGAGAGCTCAGCCCCAAGCTCCGGCGCTCCCAG
This genomic interval carries:
- a CDS encoding TIGR02391 family protein — translated: MAARRHEPWPAPVVTAVAGVLGDTAQGLTGREIGQLLTTVKVPDVEGGNKRDRLAGALLAHQARQKASNCVIAFISAAMAPVLYAQQPHTFSRRQDDLNEILVHVGLRVNDEGRLARGPAAATLSEAARHASSLRSELRRRSTHPEVLRYCTLEILAKNPFHASLEAVKSVADRLRQLTGQGLDGARLVDSVLMPGQGTARVAINANVTGPELDEQKGLANLVKGLFSMYRNPAAHEPRLHRTVTDEELLELLTTLSMVHRRLDGAHVTP
- a CDS encoding Ku protein; translation: MSVLWSGHITCALVSVPVRLYTGIEEARPRLHRVHAADGARIRHRQVCEAEAREVGESEIGRGWQAPDGRVVVLRDEDLDHLPLATRKAVEIVGFVDERDVDPLLYERFYYAGPADGQAALRPYTLLVEAMTRKGVLAVAKFAARTRERLAVLRPRQGVLVVHALRWPEEVRPPEDIAVAAPATTRELELAETLIDHLTGVDISALHDEYGAALEQVVEAKLAGVGWEEPPEPVPPVDLMAALEASIRRARNGREPYP
- a CDS encoding restriction endonuclease, yielding MAAGEGKRVRAGGSSLLADFKQLGAMPSAHKRGYQLEVLLEQLFRRAHFRVDRNASVAKPRQTDLVARYGDTWYLIEAKWHNEPADINVFDSVRSRMERAASSAVVGVIISVNGFTDSAVEDLRVRRDRGPILLFGEDELTQVLSTPRSLVNLLQVKREELITHGRVHLAAVPKPRRRRRPATGLPGAEARLLDPDLKPLPYVKSRGGFGEFIFVPELPDVDWAFGSGSGVSLDVPVRPYNEDGIVELLYGLGSMGWTSAAPQWNIQQSSANWHGVGAREFVEALRAWKKREDTLENAHHTEQVTYFDTCQGGGFYTLTASIANHRFRAVYDCHLSFQLPGVPVDFQPIRHLFEQFDAAAFSYFRPLNGPAVVRHHLEQRVPLEVVGYVVSHSELDPMDCDDAPAEWVTGLLVRNPYRGEDGRSLSDEWPGRVTESELLVCALRSHHQLHEPKEVYHLYWWEYARTSDALALRPVADW